A region of Shewanella psychromarinicola DNA encodes the following proteins:
- a CDS encoding MOSC domain-containing protein: MTITLEAIAYKTAKRGAMKPALCANVTLARGVENDVFGRPGKRQVTVLSKPQWQIACQQVKTDLDWLTRRANLLINGYQFSAADVGKIITIGTELRLQITGETDPCKKMELAHAGLEQALTPDWRGGVTCRVINGGLIQPGDLIILS, encoded by the coding sequence ATGACTATCACCTTGGAAGCTATCGCATACAAAACGGCAAAACGCGGCGCAATGAAACCCGCTTTATGTGCCAATGTGACCTTAGCGCGAGGGGTGGAAAATGATGTTTTTGGCCGACCAGGCAAACGCCAAGTTACCGTATTGTCGAAACCGCAATGGCAAATAGCCTGCCAACAGGTCAAAACAGATTTAGATTGGTTAACTCGTCGAGCCAATTTATTAATTAACGGCTACCAATTTAGCGCCGCTGATGTTGGCAAAATTATCACCATTGGAACTGAGCTTCGATTGCAGATCACCGGCGAAACCGATCCCTGTAAAAAAATGGAACTCGCGCATGCAGGTCTAGAACAGGCATTAACGCCAGATTGGCGTGGTGGTGTTACGTGTAGAGTCATCAATGGCGGATTAATTCAGCCTGGTGATCTAATCATCCTTAGCTAA
- a CDS encoding amidohydrolase family protein, translated as MFTQKLTPLYTALALTLGLNTAAFAEVEKTKWLVNAPESAPLTKIDINVSEGTWMNINVSPDGKHLVFDLLGDIYQIPIAGGEATPLAQGIAWQMQPVYSPDGKYIAFTSDEDGGDNIWIMNADGTNPHPITTETFRLLNSPAWSPDSQYLVARKHFTGTRSLGAGEVWMYHIAGGEGVKLTERPNEQKDLGEPAYSPDGRYIYFSQDATPGKTFHYSKDSVKGIYKIKRYDTQTGDIEVIIEGTGGAIRPTPSPDGKTLAYIKRDGFQSTLYSVDLTSGKETKLYDKLDRDMQETWAIHGVYPTMSWTNDNKHIVFWAKGKINKLDVDSKQVCDIPFSVKAQRDIQPSVRFTQNLDQDEFNVKMLRMAQVSPDGNKVVFEALGKIWIRNINNGKKTRLTRLDEDINELFPQWSRDGKDIVFTTWTDQLQGTVRVVSTRGGKAKVLTSEPGKYVEPTFSPNGDYVVYRKARGGDITPRTWSQEPGLYKVDIKGKQNTKLTASGHQPQFGADPERVYFMDSDETPEFASIGMNGFEKRTHYTSEHATEFRLSPNGEHLAFAERFRVYVTPFAKHGETIAIGPKATNLPIIQLSTRAGESISWNGKNNQLYWTLGPDLYQAEVDTQYGKSETKVEPTITSLGFKDNADVPRGTVVFTGGKVITMENDKVIDNGVVIVKDNKIVSVGGANTTIPKDAQVIDISGKTIMPGLFDAHAHGGQADDEIIPQQNWALYSGLSLGVTSIHDPSNDTTEIFAASEQQKSGRIVGPRIFSTGTILYGANLPGYTSHVDSLDDAKFHLERLKKVGAFSVKSYNQPRRDQRQQIIAAARELEMMVVPEGGSLLQHNLSMIADGHTTVEHSLPVASIYNDIKQFWSQTEVHYTPTLVVAYGGISGENYWYDKTDVWAHPRLSMYVPHDILDARSMRRTTAPDAHYNHFNVARVANELNELGVKPNIGAHGQREGLAAHWEMWMFAQGGMSNMEVLKTATINPAITFGMDHQLGSIKVGKLADLIVVDSDPLADIRTTDKVTYTMVNGKLFNSETMDQLNGDKHQRKPFFFEKI; from the coding sequence ATGTTTACACAAAAACTAACACCACTTTATACCGCGCTGGCATTAACGTTAGGGCTAAATACAGCAGCCTTTGCTGAAGTTGAAAAAACCAAATGGCTCGTCAATGCGCCTGAAAGTGCACCTCTGACAAAAATAGACATTAATGTTTCTGAAGGTACTTGGATGAATATCAATGTGTCACCAGACGGTAAACACCTTGTGTTTGATCTATTAGGCGACATTTACCAAATACCGATTGCTGGTGGTGAAGCAACCCCACTAGCACAAGGTATTGCTTGGCAAATGCAGCCCGTTTATAGTCCTGATGGTAAATATATTGCTTTTACCTCTGACGAGGATGGCGGCGATAATATTTGGATTATGAATGCCGATGGCACTAATCCCCACCCCATTACCACCGAAACGTTCCGTCTATTAAATAGCCCTGCCTGGAGTCCAGACTCACAATACCTGGTGGCCAGAAAACATTTTACCGGTACCCGCAGCTTAGGAGCTGGTGAAGTATGGATGTATCACATCGCAGGGGGTGAAGGCGTTAAACTTACAGAGCGCCCAAATGAACAAAAAGATTTAGGCGAACCCGCTTACTCACCCGATGGGCGTTACATCTACTTCAGCCAAGATGCCACCCCAGGCAAAACCTTTCACTACTCTAAAGACTCAGTTAAAGGCATTTATAAAATAAAGCGTTACGATACTCAGACGGGTGATATAGAAGTCATAATCGAAGGTACCGGTGGTGCAATTCGTCCAACACCAAGTCCTGATGGTAAAACACTGGCATACATCAAACGCGATGGATTCCAATCGACGTTATATTCTGTCGATTTAACCTCAGGTAAAGAAACCAAGCTTTATGACAAGCTTGATCGTGATATGCAGGAAACCTGGGCAATCCATGGTGTTTACCCGACAATGTCATGGACCAATGACAACAAGCACATCGTATTTTGGGCTAAAGGTAAAATAAACAAACTCGACGTAGACAGCAAACAAGTCTGTGACATTCCATTTAGTGTTAAGGCTCAACGAGACATTCAACCCTCGGTCCGTTTTACCCAAAATCTCGACCAAGATGAGTTTAATGTAAAAATGCTACGTATGGCACAAGTGTCACCAGACGGCAACAAAGTGGTGTTTGAGGCTCTAGGTAAAATTTGGATCCGTAATATAAATAATGGTAAAAAAACACGTCTAACGCGTTTAGACGAAGATATAAATGAACTGTTCCCACAATGGTCTCGAGACGGCAAAGATATTGTGTTTACCACTTGGACAGACCAACTACAAGGCACCGTTAGGGTCGTTAGCACCCGTGGTGGCAAAGCTAAAGTACTAACCAGTGAGCCTGGTAAATATGTTGAACCGACCTTTTCACCTAATGGCGACTATGTTGTTTACCGTAAAGCGCGTGGTGGCGACATAACACCACGGACTTGGTCACAAGAACCTGGTTTATATAAAGTCGATATCAAGGGTAAACAGAATACCAAACTAACTGCCAGTGGCCATCAGCCCCAATTTGGCGCGGACCCAGAACGGGTTTACTTTATGGATTCAGATGAGACACCAGAGTTCGCATCCATCGGCATGAATGGTTTTGAAAAACGGACCCATTACACCAGTGAGCATGCCACTGAGTTTCGTCTATCTCCAAACGGTGAGCACTTAGCGTTTGCAGAACGCTTTAGAGTGTATGTGACGCCTTTTGCAAAACACGGTGAAACCATTGCGATTGGCCCTAAAGCCACTAATTTGCCTATCATCCAATTGAGTACCAGAGCAGGTGAAAGCATTAGCTGGAACGGAAAAAACAACCAACTTTATTGGACCTTAGGCCCAGACTTATATCAAGCAGAAGTTGACACTCAATATGGAAAGTCTGAAACCAAAGTTGAACCTACAATCACCTCTCTGGGTTTTAAAGACAACGCTGATGTTCCACGTGGAACCGTGGTGTTTACTGGCGGCAAAGTAATCACCATGGAAAATGACAAGGTGATCGACAATGGTGTTGTCATTGTTAAAGACAATAAAATTGTTAGCGTCGGCGGTGCTAATACCACTATTCCTAAAGACGCCCAAGTCATCGACATCAGCGGCAAAACGATTATGCCAGGCTTATTCGATGCCCACGCTCATGGAGGTCAAGCAGATGATGAAATTATTCCACAGCAAAACTGGGCATTGTATTCAGGTTTATCACTTGGGGTGACCTCGATCCATGATCCATCAAATGACACCACTGAAATATTTGCCGCTTCTGAGCAGCAAAAATCCGGCAGAATTGTTGGGCCACGAATTTTTTCAACCGGTACCATTTTGTATGGCGCAAATCTACCCGGTTACACCTCGCACGTTGACTCGCTCGATGATGCTAAATTCCATTTAGAGCGTCTTAAAAAAGTTGGTGCCTTTAGTGTTAAAAGCTATAACCAACCACGTCGCGATCAGCGCCAGCAAATTATCGCCGCGGCACGCGAACTTGAAATGATGGTGGTACCAGAAGGCGGCAGTTTATTACAACATAACTTGTCAATGATTGCCGATGGCCACACAACGGTAGAGCACTCATTACCCGTTGCCTCGATTTATAACGACATCAAACAATTTTGGAGCCAGACGGAAGTCCATTACACCCCGACACTGGTTGTCGCCTATGGTGGTATTTCCGGCGAAAACTACTGGTATGACAAAACCGATGTTTGGGCTCACCCTCGGCTAAGCATGTATGTACCACACGATATTTTAGATGCACGTTCAATGCGCAGAACCACAGCACCCGACGCACATTACAACCACTTTAACGTGGCGCGTGTAGCAAATGAACTCAATGAACTCGGCGTAAAACCCAATATTGGTGCACACGGTCAACGTGAAGGTCTAGCCGCTCACTGGGAAATGTGGATGTTTGCTCAAGGTGGAATGAGTAATATGGAGGTGTTAAAAACCGCGACCATAAATCCTGCTATTACCTTTGGAATGGACCATCAACTAGGTTCTATTAAAGTCGGTAAGTTGGCAGACTTAATAGTGGTTGATAGCGATCCATTAGCCGATATCAGAACTACTGATAAAGTCACTTATACCATGGTCAATGGTAAGTTGTTTAACTCAGAAACCATGGATCAACTAAATGGTGATAAACACCAACGTAAACCATTTTTCTTCGAGAAAATCTAA
- the tusA gene encoding sulfurtransferase TusA yields the protein MTDIYTQAQYQLDALGLRCPEPVMMIRKTVRKMAEGETLLIIADDPATTRDIPSFCEFMDHTLIAFDISKAPYHYLLKKGL from the coding sequence ATGACCGATATTTACACCCAAGCACAATACCAACTCGATGCACTTGGACTTCGCTGCCCAGAACCTGTAATGATGATCCGTAAAACCGTTCGAAAAATGGCCGAAGGTGAAACATTACTCATCATTGCAGATGATCCGGCTACGACTCGTGATATCCCCAGTTTTTGTGAATTTATGGACCACACGTTAATTGCCTTCGATATCAGTAAAGCCCCTTACCATTACTTGCTCAAAAAAGGATTGTAA